In a genomic window of Cyclopterus lumpus isolate fCycLum1 chromosome 13, fCycLum1.pri, whole genome shotgun sequence:
- the acsl3a gene encoding long-chain-fatty-acid--CoA ligase 3a, translated as MKQKENLNPVLLLLFHLTVWIYTSVAFLPSYVLSRVCGVDGVRHGSEEERAARAKARSAPGHPEGPYRAASAAARLATSLHPGVDALDKVFEYAATRFPHRDCLGTREVVSEEDEHQANGKVFKKVVLGEYRWLSYEEVLTAASRLGSGLAALGQRPKHNVAIFCETRAEWVVAAQACFMYNFPLVTLYSTLGGPAIAHGLNETQVTHIFTSRELLETRLKAILYEVPRLQHIIVVDDTPTSWPGYPRGISVHNMASVQKLGARPENASRERKRPLPSDIAVIMYTSGSTGIPKGVVISHGNIIAGITGMAERIPNLSEEDTYIGYLPLAHVLELSAELVCVSHGCRIGYSSPQTLADQSTKIKKGSKGDTSALRPTLMAAVPEIMDRIYKNVMTKVEEMNCVQRTLFTLAYNYKLEQLAKGNSTPLCDRLVFGKVRSLLGGRTRVLLSGGAPLSAATQRFMNVCFCCPVAQGYGLTETCGAGTISEMWDYSTGRVGGPLVCCEIKLKDWLEGGYRKTDKPHPRGEILIGGPNVTMGYYKNEARNQEDFFADESGQRWFCTGDVGEFHADGCLKIIDRKKDLVKLQAGEYVSLGKVESMLKNCPLVDNICAYANSDETYVIGFVVPNQKQLLALAGQYGIRGPCEELCGSKAMEELVLKVITETALAVQLERFETPRKICLSPDPWTPETGLVTDAFKLKRKELKTRYQDDIERMYGGK; from the exons ATGAAGCAGAAGGAGAACCTGAACCCcgtgctgctgctcctcttccacctcACGGTGTGGATCTACACCTCCGTCGCCTTCCTGCCCTCCTACGTCCTCAGCCGGGTCTGCGGCGTCGACGGGGTCCGCCACGGCTCCGAGGAGGAGCGGGCCGCGAGGGCGAAGGCCCGCTCGGCGCCGGGGCACCCCGAGGGGCCCTACCGGGCGGCGAGCGCCGCCGCAAGGCTGGCGACGTCGCTGCACCCGGGAGTGGACGCGCTGGACAAGGTGTTCGAGTACGCGGCCACGAGGTTCCCCCACAGGGACTGTCTGGGGACCAGGGAGGTGGTCAGTGAGGAGGACGAGCACCAGGCCAACGGGAAGGTGTTCAAGAAG GTGGTTCTGGGTGAGTACCGCTGGCTCTCCTACGAGGAGGTCCTCACGGCGGCGTCCCGCCTGGGCAGCGGCCTGGCGGCGCTCGGCCAGCGGCCCAAACACAACGTGGCCATCTTCTGCGAGACGCGGGCCGAGTGGGTCGTCGCCGCCCAGGCCTGCTTCATGTACAACTTCCCGT tggtCACCCTCTACTCCACGCTGGGCGGTCCAGCCATCGCTCACGGGCTGAACGAGACTCAGGTCACCCACATCTTCACCAGCAGAGAGCTCCTGGAGACCAGGCTCAAG gctaTCCTATATGAAGTTCCGAGGCTGCAGCACATCATCGTAGTGGACGACACGCCGACCTCGTGGCCCGGCTATCCACGTGGCATCAGCGTCCACAACATGGCGTCGGTTCAGAAGCTGGGAGCCAGGCCTGAGAATG CGTCACGCGAGCGTAAGCGGCCGCTGCCGTCGGACATCGCCGTCATCATGTACACCAGCGGCTCCACGGGCATCCCGAAGGGCGTCGTGATCTCCCACGGCAACATCATCGCTGGCATCACGGGCATGGCGGAGCGGATACCCAACCTGAG CGAGGAGGACACCTACATCGGCTACCTGCCTCTCGCCCACGTGCTGGAGCTCAGCGCCGAGCTGGTGTGCGTCTCTCACGGCTGCAGGATCGGCTACTCGTCGCCTCAGACTCTCGCCGACCAG TCAACAAAGATCAAGAAAGGAAGCAAAGGAGACACCAGCGCCCTGCGGCCCACTCTGATGGCGGCTGTGCCG GAGATCATGGATCGCATCTACAAGAACGTGATGACCAAGGTGGAGGAGATGAACTGTGTCCAGCGGACGCTCTTCACACTGGCATACAACTACAAACTGGAGCAGCTCGCCAAAGGAAACAGCACGCCTCTATgcgacag GCTGGTGTTCGGGAAAGTGCGCTCTCTGCTGGGCGGCCGGACGCGGGTGCTGTTGTCGGGCGGAGCGCCGCTCTCCGCCGCCACGCAGCGCTTCATGAAcgtgtgtttctgctgcccGGTGGCTCAGGGCTACGGCCTGACGGAGACCTGCGGAGCCGGCACCATCAGTGAAA TGTGGGATTACAGCACCGGGAGAGTGGGAGGGCCGCTGGTCTGCTGTGAGATCAAACTCAAAGACTGGTTGGAGG GCGGTTACCGTAAAACCGATAAGCCGCATCCGAGGGGCGAGATCCTGATCGGCGGACCCAACGTCACCATGGGGTACTACAAGAACGAGGCGAGGAACCAGGAGGACTTCTTCGCCGACGAGAGCGGCCAGAGGTGGTTCTGCACCGGAGACGTCGGAGAGTTTCACGCCGACGGGTGCCTCAAGATAATCG ATCGTAAGAAGGACTTGGTGAAGCTGCAGGCAGGCGAGTACGTCTCTCTGGGGAAGGTGGAGTCCATGTTGAAGAACTGCCCTCTGGTCGACAACATCTGTGCCTACgccaacag CGACGAGACCTACGTGATTGGCTTCGTGGTGCCCAATCAGAAGCAGCTGCTGGCTCTGGCCGGCCAGTACGGCATCCGAGGCCCGTGCGAGGAGCTGTGCGGCAGTAAAGCCATGGAGGAGCTGGTCCTCAAGG